CAGGTTAGGGATGTGCGTTTCGATGATGTAACGGTCTAACGGCTCCTCAGCCTCTAAGGCATCCGCTATGCACTTATGATCCCCTTCCCTACCGATTAGTGAATGAGTCAGGTTCGCCTGTAGGTCTGTGTCGATAGCTAGAGTCTTATACCCTAGCCGCGCTAAGCATCCCGCTATCGAGATCGCCGTGGTGGTCTTACCGACCCCGCCCTTAGCGTTTACTACGCTTAGGATTGAATTGACTGACTTCATAAACACTCCAAGAACAGAGAATGAAAAACAGAAAATGAAAAACAGAGAATGGAAGTAGGCTAGGGGATAGAAGAGACCCGCGCTAGAGGCTTTTTTCCATGCGAAGCATCCCTGACCAGATGCCTAGAGGTGAAAATAGTGGTGGAAACAGAAGGGCAAGATAAAAGGCGTCATGACCCCGCTAGTTAAGAGTCTGCGACGCCTCAGGAATCTCGTCATGATGGTATTCCGCTTTCATGACGTGCCTAGCGTAAGCCTGTAGGGGAATAACAGAATCTCGTCATGAAGGCAGTCTGAGGCTATACGTGTCCTTATCTTCGGATCATTT
This DNA window, taken from bacterium, encodes the following:
- a CDS encoding ParA family protein, which encodes MKSVNSILSVVNAKGGVGKTTTAISIAGCLARLGYKTLAIDTDLQANLTHSLIGREGDHKCIADALEAEEPLDRYIIETHIPNL